CTGCTGACTTGAAGGctcattttgttcagttaaatctACTCTGATAGtcaaataaatatatgttttataattcttttaaaatttcaaatcattttccccattttatatcaGAATGGCAGGGAagcaatggaaaaagaaaatgacatttcaACAGAGCAAAAAAAATCTGAATCAATAGAAATCCCAACCATACAAAAATGGCATCATCTTCAGCAAGAAACAACTACAGTAAATACCATGAATTTTTGTTCAAATACTGAATACagacaagaaggaaaagataaCCAAGGCCAAGAGAGAGATTCAGAAGGTAACATTATTACATTAACAATTTAATATTTACATGTTGAGATCATTCCTTTACTTTTTGGGAGATAAGGAATATAAAATAACTTCCTCCCTTCAAAGctctcataatctaatgggggaatataaaacattttaactaAAAGATACAGGGCAGATAATCAACAATACAAGGCCAAATGAGTTGTTTAGAGAATAAATACTATATAGAAGTTCAGAGGAAGGAACCCCCTTATTTTAGACAGGGATAATCAAAGAAGGTGTCATAAAGTAGAGAGAATATGAGCTGGACTTTGATGGATGAGATTTAAATGTTGGCAAGGATGACCAAAGACCTTATTAAATAGGGAAATAGTATGAACAAAGACATAAAGGTTGGAAAGTAGGTAGTATGCTTTGGAAGTTTATTGCTTAAACTAGTTTGGTTGGATAAGAGCATTTATGTAGGGGAGTAGCAAAAGGTCATGCTATGAAGATATATTTGGGCCAAATTGTAGAAGATCAAGTTGAGCAATTCACACATTATTATGTAGCTAGttgggagccactgaagatttttgagtagtaatgatttaattaaaataatgttatataaaGACCAATATGGCAGTGTTTTGCAGCATGGGTtgtggaagaaagaaataagagttgAGGAAAACAGTTATTAGAGCTTTACAATATAGGTATAAAATGATGAGGAGCTGAAATCGAGCAGCAGTAATAGTGGTAAGTGCTACTGGTAAAAGTAatgaaagaagaaggagaaggagatatATGTGAGAAATATTTTGAAGTAAAAACTCATAGGTTTTGTGGTTGATGGGATTACTTCATTTAGCCTAAGTTCTTAGAGCAAAGAGTTGTAGAAGGCAAAAGGAGTTCAATTAGAGgaactaaacacacacacacacacacacacacacacacacacatacacacaccaccaccaccaccaccaccaccaccaccaccaccaccaccaccaacaacaacaagaacaacaacaacaagaacaccTTTAGAAACTGAAGTTTTCCTAAATGGTAAATCCAAGATTAATAATTTGTAATCTGTGGTTAGTTAGCAAAAATGGGCAGATTTAACAGTGATTCCTCTGAGTTTAGATTTTTTCTCAAAATGTGCAAGTCAACTAGTTTTGTATGATAAAATCGTTATTCATATTTGAAAGATTAGAgtagtaaaagagagagagagagagaaatagataaacAGATGGAAAGATTTCTGATCTTAAGAAAGCATTTAAGAACTCTGAATTATGCACAGCCCCAGCTTTGAAAAACCTGGATAAACACTGGAGATTAGAGTAAAATCTGATCAAATGAATGAGTTTTTTAGTAAGCAGTTAATGTTTGGAATAAAACTGTACATATGAATAGAAATAGTagtctaaagaaatcaaaatcttacatataattgaaaaatttaGTTATCCCTTTGTCAcatatgattatttttcttccccaaaaCTATCTTTGCAGTTATATTCTAAGTCAGCTTGACTAGCATTAAATATCTTTACCTTGTTCTTTTCAGGTTTTATTTTAGTCTATTAATTATACTTTTTATATGGGTTATagatagatttagaggtggaaggaacttaagagatcatttagtccaacccctacATTTCATGTTTGGGGAAAATGAGACCCACAGAAATCACATTGTAATAACTGTTATTTTATATGGTGtcttaaaatttgcaaaacatttttcttatgttagccTGTTAAAACTTCATGACTAAACTGGGAGGCATTTCCTCTAggtattattgtccctattttgcagatgacaaaactgCCATTCTCTACTTAGACAATGTTGATAAATTAAAAACCATTTTGTATTTAGATGGCAGTGATATAATTACATTTGTTTGAGTTTGGCTAATTAGTGAAATTAAGTCTAAAATGAAATTTGACACTAAAAATAAACATTGGAATTAtggtattgatttcttttttgcatattctCTTTGTGACAGAATTACAGTtttttgaaaataatgaaaaaaaagaaattgatccttctaaagaaagaaaagctgaaaAACTTCCTGAAGAAAAACTAGTTAAAACTTCCCAAAGCAAAGCTTTCAGTCCAGATAAAGATTTACTGCATCAAGGGCAAACCTGGCGGGTATGCACTGCTGACTTGAGAAACTCAGAAGCTAcacaaacaaaagacaaaatgtaCTTGGAAAGAGGTCTTGGCTGTATAGAATTTCAGACTCTGAATAATCTTTATTCCATGACAGAAATACCAGTAGAAACAGGAAGGATTCTTCAAGACAGAACTCAAGAGTTCACTCTCCATAGGGCAGATGAAGCTTCAGAAACAGATCACAGCAAATTTGTCCAGGAAAAGATTCTTGATAACAATTATGACGTGAATGATGTACAGTGTGGTGAAGATGTTTTGGGTAGTGAAACATCCAAACAAGAATCCAGAATGAGTCTCAGCACAGAAGAAAAttctataaatgaagaaatgcCAAAGAATGCCCCCAAAGAAGCTGAATTGAATCCTTTTACAACTGCAAAAAATAATTCTATTGAGTGTCCTAAAGATAGCTCAATGGATTCCAGTTATTCTGTCTCAGATTATAAGGAatgtaaatcaaatcaaatatatcaattatataaaaGAGAGGATGATGAGCCACAATGTAAGCAAACTTATTCTTATGGTCAAGGGACATGTAGTACTTTGGGGAAAATGGACTTAAATAGTACCTGTGGtacaataatcaataaaacaatttcaCAAGCTGCTTTAAATGACAATAGAAAGGCATATTTTGAGAGTCCAAAAAAATCCTTTAATATGATGCCCATTTCAGGAAAAGCTATCCCGAGTCCAAAGGAAGTATTTGGTTGGGAAAACTTGAATGAAATACAGAGCCATCAACCTAAACAGGATAGTCCCAAGCAAGTAGATGGTGATGAAAATGTGACAGTTGGCCCTTTACAAGTTAACTCTCAGAATATACATGTTTCACAGGCCAAAGATATAGAGCCTACTGTTCAAAAGCCTCCTATCAGGAAAACTACTACAGGTACAGCAAGACTTTCCAGCAAAGAGAGTCAAATTAATGATAATCAAACAAGTGAAGCCAAGGACAATTTCATAGCCCAAAACGATCTCTCCCTGGTTAGTAATGTGAAAGCAAAGCAGCATCATACATTGTTAAACGATATGAGAGAGAAAACACAGTCATTAAACAACACAGtttcagaaagaaaatatattgaagGACAGCTGGAAGAATCCTGCTCGTTTCACATAAAGCCATCTGGAGATTTAGTAAACAGAAGTGGAAGGTCAGCCTTTGATCTTTCaacttcagataaagaaactgagaaaatgcCAGTATACTTAAATTTTTTAGACCCTCGTCCTTGGTCAAAAGTAAATCAAGTTGAAAGTCAAACAATGAACACTTTAGCTTCCAAGGTGCCTCTGTTGCTAGAAGAGAGACTAGTGGGTTCATCAGAAAACAAAAAGATTCCTTCAAAGACACTATGTCAAAATCTTGGCCTGGATGCTGTCATGCGGGAAATAAGAATGGGTAAGAGGAAAAATAACTTGTCTTAAAATTATGGTTATGTTTCAAATCTTCTAGTCTGCTTTTCCTAAGAAAGATCAAATTTCAATTAACTTATGAAACTTGGATATCTTCCCTTTAGCTTCATAGTTCATATGTTGGGTAAAGGTAGACGAATTTATGTATACATTaaaacatctttttcttttaccagcAAACCTGGACCAACACCATGAGTTAGTATGTAATAGGAATAAAATTGACTTTTgtacattttaataaataatttattgctaaaaaaacaatgaacatgatgtaaattataattaatgtatcctttaaaaaaaaaaggtttaaaaataggACCAGCAGAGCCAAAGTCCTTTATTGAAATATATGTGTGTTcttcaccctttttttttttgcagaggtaAGGGTGCAGGGAACCATGAGTGTGGAAGGCTGTGCATAGTGGAAAACTTCTTTGACATCATGTATAGTTTTGTTAAACTGTTTTTAtcccttctttttctaattctttgttataagagatggcATTCTGGGATGGGAACAGAGAGATACattgggaaatgtaggtgatataaaaacaaaagatatcaataatttgttttaaaaaatccttactttctatcttaaaatcaatattaagtattagttttaaggcagaaaagcagtaaggcctaggcatctggggttgtgacttgtccagggtcacagagctaggaagtgtgaggccagatttgaacccagaatctccagtctccaggcccagctctctatccactgagccacctagctgctccaataaGTCTGTTAAACATATGGTACAAATTTGTGAGAAAGATGAGAACTCTACTAAATGTAATCTTTCTTTATAGTTACATATGAATTAGTGCTCATAGCAAGGCTAAAGGTAGCAAAGGATGGAAAGACTTGCCTTATTATAAATCTATGAAGAGGCCAGTGATTCAACGAACTTGCATTCAAGTTCAAATGACTGCATTCCTACTTTTGtctctcatctacaaaatgcccTGGAAGGAGTCTGGGAAGTGTTAGCTTACTGAGTCCCAAGTGATCACCTAAGCCAAGAAAGTGGCCCAGCCTGAAGGAGCTGGCACCCAAGGGAGAGCCTGGGCCTCGTCCACTGCCTGCTGGGGTGGCTGAGCTCTCAGAGCTTCTTCTTGAGCAGAAGATTCAGGATGTTTCTACCAGCCAAGTGGTAAGAGATCTGCTTTGTCCAGTCGGACAGCAGCTTGGTGGCCAAGGGCCTGCCTGGCTTAGCCCTGCAGTGATTAACCTGTCCAGATAAGATGCCAGACTCTACAGGGAAGCAGCGGCCATACCATGAACTTCCAGATGACTCcctggagaaaggaaagattgcAAAGCCAGACAGGAATTGCCCTGTCCCTTTAGGAAGATAACTCCTGGGCAGCTGGATAGAAGATGGAGTATCGTGGGGGACgatagaaaggaagggagagacttgaggaggAAAACCTGCCAGAAGTAGTCTAGAGGAGAGATGATGGGGTCTTCCTGTGTGCTCCCTGCGGCTGCCCCAGGGTCCTCGCGCTTTACGTATAAGCTCACTGTGCAGTACGTAGAACCTGAACAGCCTCAAGCCTCTCTACCTATCCTGTTCGTGTCTGCAGCCCCACAGTCTCCCTGGCCTGCTTGTTTTCCCTTCGACACCATTCTCCATCTCCAAGCTCCAGGCCTTTTTAGGGCTGTCTCCTGTGCCTCGACTGCTTCTccttctcatctccacctccacctcctggctttcttttcttcttagctCAGATCTCGCCTTCTACAGGAGGCTGTTCCTTTGCCTCACCTCTGCAGTATCTTTCCCTCAGACATTCTCTTCCATTCACTTTGTACAGATCTTGCATTGACTGGTTATTTGCTGGGTGTCTTTCCCAgcagaatatgagctccttgtgggcagggaccCTGTGCATGTTTCTGCTTTTGCTTTGTATCCCAATTGCTTAGCACATGCCTGGCACCCAATTTCATCAGAACCAGAAGCAATGAGCGGAAGAAGCAACTTTAGACTTGATGTTAGCAAAGATGTCCTAATAATGAGAGCTGTCCAGGAGTAGGCTGGGAAGCctcaagaggaaaagaatttcccttccttggaggtctttaagcTGGGCAACCACTTGTTGAATTTGAGCTACTGGAGATCCCGTTAGTGTGTGTACGGGTTAGCCCAGACGTCcaccaagatcccttccagctctcacatTCAGTGATCCATATGATGATGCTAAAATGAcaccttttaaaaagttataaattttgaaaatgagaacTTTTGAAATATAACTTATGAAAATGCTAATTGTTCACTATAGTTTGAAGATGGGtgttttaataagtatttgtaaTAATTATGCCATAGTTTCAAATCTCACTTAATCATAAAtcctgtttacttttttcttaGTAATCTCATAAGGGATTATAGCAGCACCAATTCCTGAGggaattttgtcattttagcaaGATGCATTTAGATCGTTCAGAGAGTATGGATTCTAAAAACGGTTCTGTGGTGCTTTCAGACTGAATGGATATGGGCTTCTATAGGAAACCatgtaaaatagaaaagaaaaatagtttttctatttcaattacATAAATTCTTCAACAGAatttatatataagcatataatcCTTAATACCAATACATGTTAACcactatttattaaacacctactatgtgctaggcactgttctaGGCAATTATTAATGTTACTAATTGGTCTTTGTGAGACAGTGTTGCATGGAATGGCTACTAAGTTAGACTATCTAATTTTCATTTACACAGTTGTTTAAGTGACAGTGGGATGGCAGGATGTCATTATTCTGGGGATCATTTGTCATATATTTTATCGTACTTATTACAATAAGCTGAAAGTGCCAATTGGAGCCATGTTACACATTTAATCTACATTTCATAAGGGagaataatagctcacatttacctAGCACTTTACAGTTTGCAGGTCACTTTCCTCACAACATTGCCTATAAGGTAGATAGCACAAGAATActtattctcatttcacagatgaagtaATAGACTACAGAAATAAAGGGACTTCCCAAATCTACATAGTTAGGAAGTTTAGTGGCCTGGATTTGAGTCCAAGTACTAGGGTCCTTCCACCCCGGTACAATGGTTTTCCCATTGTTTTACACTTCTCAACAGTAagtagaaacaagaaaataaattttgcCAAAACAAAGCCAATATTTGGCTTTTCCAGAATGTGATTATTTCTAAACAGTAACAATGAATTTGGAAtattaatttgaaatatatatttcaaatataaatttgaaatttGTGAAAACTGGGACAATAGCTGGACTGAACTTTACCTCTACCAGATTCTTCATATAATTCATATCAAGTTGTAAATAGGTGAAGAGggtaatgtttaaaatattttagaaaatcagTTTTCAAATTACCTCCAATGGCtgtgaaaaaaacatttatctaATGGTATCACATTGATCagctaattataaaatatttgtattgtaatatttatagggaaaatgaaatGGGATtgaagttttcctttccacagtatctTATTCATTAAAGCCTAAGGATCTTTTCTGGACAGTGGATTGTTCACTGTCTATTTCAGTACTTCTGGGATCTGTGAGTTCCAGAGATATGTTTAAACGCTTTTTCACTTCCCGTCAGTCTTAGTAGACTATTCATTAATTGCTGTATGTGCTCCACATTAATGGGACTACATATCTTTAAACATGTTCTGTAATTGTGACTATCTACTAACTCAATCTGTTTTTTCCTAGTTACTCTGAATTAGTgagaattcaaaaaaaaaaaccctcagattTTAGAGTTTGCTTGTGTAGACAATGAAATAATCTAtagaagtaaaaataatattttgtatatgttataCTGTTTCAGAAGATATCACCTTAATTTTATTTCAGTTGAATTTATTGGCATTTTTTGTGATGGACTATACAGCTTTACCATGTTAATAGATAGCAATCAGCAAGTTTTAGAAAGGTCTAGTCATGAATATCTTTCTCTCTGCTTGTCTTCCTAAATGAAAATGCCATTGTAGAAGATCAAAGTATAAGAAAACAGTAAAGTAttcatagtaaaaataaaatagaaatctgaTTACTTTTTTAAAGCATATGATCAGAGATAAACCAGAAGTTCAGTCACTAAAATGAGTGTCTAGAGAATAAAATGCAGttgttgccatttcctttttgtcaATCAGATACTACCAGCATTAACAGAGTTGCTGACACTTTGACTAACTCAAGTATCCAGCCACGTCCCAAGAGAGATCCCAGGGAAGAGTGGAATGCGATTGCAAAGACTTTTTATGATTCTTCTTTTCCCACAGAACATGTGAGTCAATTAAAAATATGGCCAAGCAGACCTTAGTGAGCTAATTCCATAGATATGTGTAGAACTGTATGCATCTGGAGGCTTTAAGACCTAACTGATCTCCAAAATAATATCAAGAGGGCAACATGGCACCATTTTTCACAATTAAGGTTGATAGAAAACACCAGGAAAAAGTCACAGTATATAAATCAAGCAGATGTTATCCAGCTTGTTTTTGGAAGGAGAGTGTGAGGTGGTGGTGCATTGTGTTCTAGAAAAATAGTCACCAGAATTTAGGAATAATGCTGTATTTTCTTATTCTGGTTTGTGGTACT
This DNA window, taken from Monodelphis domestica isolate mMonDom1 chromosome 6, mMonDom1.pri, whole genome shotgun sequence, encodes the following:
- the CCDC73 gene encoding coiled-coil domain-containing protein 73 isoform X2 — encoded protein: MDKDLKTEPTSYSLQSSSEPLFSIQVLEFKTSLLEALEELRMRREAEIQYEEQIQKIIVEKQELQWQKENLQHQKETLTKQHKEAMALFKKQLQTRMCAMEEEKGQYQIASEIKEKEIGGLKETLKELQVSKYSLQKKVNEMEQKLQLHHLAKEDHQKQLNEIEKYYATITCQFGMVKESHKKLDQNVQEAIQLNKRLLAANKNLEFEVCSLKQELKKVTADFIKSKITCQYGTEEDINFTIKEQQFQELQEKLRMEIEVRKKVSEKVAYIQEEKQGIISSFAHIQQLLQRQTQNNIRMEAELKALKDNNQTLERDNELQREKVKENEEKFLNLQNKHEEARGTWEKHEKKLNEEIDEIKNELMSIKEAHLKLQESYNELSSQKKVFFEQDSKLQNGREAMEKENDISTEQKKSESIEIPTIQKWHHLQQETTTVNTMNFCSNTEYRQEGKDNQGQERDSEELQFFENNEKKEIDPSKERKAEKLPEEKLVKTSQSKAFSPDKDLLHQGQTWRVCTADLRNSEATQTKDKMYLERGLGCIEFQTLNNLYSMTEIPVETGRILQDRTQEFTLHRADEASETDHSKFVQEKILDNNYDVNDVQCGEDVLGSETSKQESRMSLSTEENSINEEMPKNAPKEAELNPFTTAKNNSIECPKDSSMDSSYSVSDYKECKSNQIYQLYKREDDEPQCKQTYSYGQGTCSTLGKMDLNSTCGTIINKTISQAALNDNRKAYFESPKKSFNMMPISGKAIPSPKEVFGWENLNEIQSHQPKQDSPKQVDGDENVTVGPLQVNSQNIHVSQAKDIEPTVQKPPIRKTTTGTARLSSKESQINDNQTSEAKDNFIAQNDLSLVSNVKAKQHHTLLNDMREKTQSLNNTVSERKYIEGQLEESCSFHIKPSGDLVNRSGRSAFDLSTSDKETEKMPVYLNFLDPRPWSKVNQVESQTMNTLASKVPLLLEERLVGSSENKKIPSKTLCQNLGLDAVMREIRMDTTSINRVADTLTNSSIQPRPKRDPREEWNAIAKTFYDSSFPTEHDKPKLLNAGLLSRPFQGAQEKDLADFIDCSLVEEEEDKQSQKTLMKNQMSENVNLDQPKKRKSEEILEIVEDS
- the CCDC73 gene encoding coiled-coil domain-containing protein 73 isoform X1 gives rise to the protein MNEPNYVMDKDLKTEPTSYSLQSSSEPLFSIQVLEFKTSLLEALEELRMRREAEIQYEEQIQKIIVEKQELQWQKENLQHQKETLTKQHKEAMALFKKQLQTRMCAMEEEKGQYQIASEIKEKEIGGLKETLKELQVSKYSLQKKVNEMEQKLQLHHLAKEDHQKQLNEIEKYYATITCQFGMVKESHKKLDQNVQEAIQLNKRLLAANKNLEFEVCSLKQELKKVTADFIKSKITCQYGTEEDINFTIKEQQFQELQEKLRMEIEVRKKVSEKVAYIQEEKQGIISSFAHIQQLLQRQTQNNIRMEAELKALKDNNQTLERDNELQREKVKENEEKFLNLQNKHEEARGTWEKHEKKLNEEIDEIKNELMSIKEAHLKLQESYNELSSQKKVFFEQDSKLQNGREAMEKENDISTEQKKSESIEIPTIQKWHHLQQETTTVNTMNFCSNTEYRQEGKDNQGQERDSEELQFFENNEKKEIDPSKERKAEKLPEEKLVKTSQSKAFSPDKDLLHQGQTWRVCTADLRNSEATQTKDKMYLERGLGCIEFQTLNNLYSMTEIPVETGRILQDRTQEFTLHRADEASETDHSKFVQEKILDNNYDVNDVQCGEDVLGSETSKQESRMSLSTEENSINEEMPKNAPKEAELNPFTTAKNNSIECPKDSSMDSSYSVSDYKECKSNQIYQLYKREDDEPQCKQTYSYGQGTCSTLGKMDLNSTCGTIINKTISQAALNDNRKAYFESPKKSFNMMPISGKAIPSPKEVFGWENLNEIQSHQPKQDSPKQVDGDENVTVGPLQVNSQNIHVSQAKDIEPTVQKPPIRKTTTGTARLSSKESQINDNQTSEAKDNFIAQNDLSLVSNVKAKQHHTLLNDMREKTQSLNNTVSERKYIEGQLEESCSFHIKPSGDLVNRSGRSAFDLSTSDKETEKMPVYLNFLDPRPWSKVNQVESQTMNTLASKVPLLLEERLVGSSENKKIPSKTLCQNLGLDAVMREIRMDTTSINRVADTLTNSSIQPRPKRDPREEWNAIAKTFYDSSFPTEHDKPKLLNAGLLSRPFQGAQEKDLADFIDCSLVEEEEDKQSQKTLMKNQMSENVNLDQPKKRKSEEILEIVEDS
- the CCDC73 gene encoding coiled-coil domain-containing protein 73 isoform X3; the encoded protein is MNEPNYVMDKDLKTEPTSYSLQSSSEPLFSIQVLEFKTSLLEALEELRMRREAEIQYEEQIQKIIVEKQELQWQKENLQHQKETLTKQHKEAMALFKKQLQTRMCAMEEEKGQYQIASEIKEKEIGGLKETLKELQVSKYSLQKKVNEMEQKLQLHHLAKEDHQKQLNEIEKYYATITCQFGMVKESHKKLDQNVQEAIQLNKRLLAANKNLEFEVCSLKQELKKVTADFIKSKITCQYGTEEDINFTIKEQQFQELQEKLRMEIEVRKKVSEKVAYIQEEKQGIISSFAHIQQLLQRQTQNNIRMEAELKALKDNNQTLERDNELQREKVKENEEKFLNLQNKHEEARGTWEKHEKKLNEEIDEIKNELMSIKEAHLKLQESYNELSSQKKVFFEQDSKLQNGREAMEKENDISTEQKKSESIEIPTIQKWHHLQQETTTVNTMNFCSNTEYRQEGKDNQGQERDSEELQFFENNEKKEIDPSKERKAEKLPEEKLVKTSQSKAFSPDKDLLHQGQTWRVCTADLRNSEATQTKDKMYLERGLGCIEFQTLNNLYSMTEIPVETGRILQDRTQEFTLHRADEASETDHSKFVQEKILDNNYDVNDVQCGEDVLGSETSKQESRMSLSTEENSINEEMPKNAPKEAELNPFTTAKNNSIECPKDSSMDSSYSVSDYKECKSNQIYQLYKREDDEPQCKQTYSYGQGTCSTLGKMDLNSTCGTIINKTISQAALNDNRKAYFESPKKSFNMMPISGKAIPSPKEVFGWENLNEIQSHQPKQDSPKQVDGDENVTVGPLQVNSQNIHVSQAKDIEPTVQKPPIRKTTTGTARLSSKESQINDNQTSEAKDNFIAQNDLSLVSNVKAKQHHTLLNDMREKTQSLNNTVSERKYIEGQLEESCSFHIKPSGDLVNRSGRSAFDLSTSDKETEKMPVYLNFLDPRPWSKVNQVESQTMNTLASKVPLLLEERLVGSSENKKIPSKTLCQNLGLDAVMREIRMGQTKAPKCWPAV